In Myotis daubentonii chromosome 6, mMyoDau2.1, whole genome shotgun sequence, a genomic segment contains:
- the ZUP1 gene encoding zinc finger-containing ubiquitin peptidase 1 isoform X1, translating into MLSCDICGETVTSEPDMKAHLLIVHMENEVICPFCKLSGVNYDEMCFHIETAHFERNELGRNFERINTIHCGTSDNRKDNTQQSRMEVNSSIHSPCASNHPKISAQSLPKDGTLEHKAFYSENLTESRKFLESKEKQCDLSKIKGSIYDTVYSPPECPFCGKIEDCTQDMENHVKTNHANLLDTPVEDCDQPLYHCPMCGLTCTNYHILQEHVDLHLEESSFRQGMDRVQCSRDLELAHHLQEEEDRKRAEESRQEREEFQKLQRQYGLDNSGGYKQQLLRSMEREVNSGRMHPSEFHRRKADMMESLAIGIDDGKTKTSGIIEALYRYYQNAATDVRRVWLSAAVDHFHSSFGDKGWGCGYRNFQMLLSSLLQNDTYDDCLKGMSVPCIPKIQSMIEDAWREGFDPQGASQLNDRLQGTKAWIGACEIYTLLTSLRVKCRIVDFHKSTGPLGTHPRLFEWILNYYSTEREGGPKAVCTSKPPIYLQHQGHSRTVVGIEERKNQTLCLLVFDPGCPSREMQKLLKQDMEANSLKQLRKFVGNLKHKQYQIVAVEGVLTAEEKIARRQASQVFTAEKIP; encoded by the exons ATGCTTTCCTGTGATATTTGTGGTGAAACAGTGACCTCAGAACCGGACATGAAGGCTCATCTCCTAATTGTCCACATGGAAAATGAAGTCATATGTCCATTTTGCAAATTGTCGGGTGTGAATTATGATGAAATGTGTTTTCATATTGAAACTGCTCATTTTGAACGAAATGAATTGGGCAGAAACTTTGAGAGGATCAATACCATACACTGTGGAACTTCAGATAACAGGAAGGACAACACCCAGCAGAGCAGAATGGAAGTTAATTCAAGTATTCATTCACCCTGTGCATCTAATCATCCGAAAATTTCAGCTCAAAGCCTGCCTAAGGATGGTACTTTAGAACATAAAGCCTTTTATTCAGAGAACTTGACTGAAtctagaaaattcttggaaaGTAAGGAAAAACAGTGTGACCTATCCAAAATAAAAGGATCAATTTATGACACAGTGTATAGTCCTCCTGAATGCCCATTCTGTGGAAAAATAGAAGATTGTACTCAAGATATGGAAAATCATGTGAAAACAAATCATGCCAATCTTTTAGACACTCCAGTAGAAG ACTGTGATCAACCATTGTACCACTGCCCTATGTGTGGGCTCACCTGTACAAATTACCATATTCTCCAGGAACATGTTGACTTGCATTTGGAAGAAAGCAGCTTTAGACAAG gcaTGGATAGAGTCCAATGTTCTAGAGACCTAGAATTGGCTCATCACCTTCAAGAAgaagaagacagaaagagagcTGAAGAATCAAGACAAGAAAGGGAAGAATTTCAGAAGCTGCAG cGACAATATGGTTTAGATAATTCTGGAGGGTACAAACAGCAGCTACTACGAAGTATGGAGAGAGAAGTAAATAGTGGAAGAATGCATCCATCTGAATTTCACAGAAGAAAAGCTGATATGATGGAATCACTAGCTATTGGTATTGATGATGGGAAAACAAAAACTTCTG GGATTATTGAAGCGCTTTACCGGTATTACCAGAATGCTGCCACAGATGTCAGGCGTGTGTGGCTTTCTGCCGCAGTGGATCACTTTCATTCCTCTTTTGGTGACAAAGGTTGGGGTTGTGGTTACAGAAATTTCCAAATGCTACTGTCATCATTATTACAAAATGATACTTACGATGATTGCTTGAAAG GTATGTCAGTTCCTTGTATTCCAAAAATTCAGTCTATGATTGAAGATGCATGGAGGGAAGGTTTTGATCCTCAGGGTGCCTCTCAACTTAATGACAGGCTACAGGGAACAAAGGCCTGGATTGGAGCATGTGAAATATATACACTTCTGACCTCCCTAAGGGTAAA GTGCCGTATTGTGGATTTTCACAAGTCAACTGGTCCTTTGGGTACGCACCCTCGCCTGTTTGAATGGATACTGAACTATTATTctacagagagggaagggggtccAAAAGCAGTGTGTACATCTAAGCCTCCTATCTATCTGCAACATCAAG gTCATAGTCGAACAGTTGTTGgaattgaagagagaaaaaaccaAACGTTATGTTTACTAGTATTTGATCCTGGATGTCCTTCTCGAGAAATGCAGAAACTATTAAAGCAAGACATGGAGGCTAACAGTCTCAAGCAACTTCGGAAATTTGTGGGAAATTTAAAGCATAAACAGTACCAGATAGTGGCAGTAGAGGGCGTTCTTACTGCAGAGGAGAAAATT GCCAGGAGACAAGCATCTCAAGTGTTTACAGCCGAGAAGATTCCTTGA
- the ZUP1 gene encoding zinc finger-containing ubiquitin peptidase 1 isoform X2 has protein sequence MLETESFRSRRSFPRLTANLWVERGPAFVSRARKAAGCTMLSCDICGETVTSEPDMKAHLLIVHMENEVICPFCKLSGVNYDEMCFHIETAHFERNELGRNFERINTIHCGTSDNRKDNTQQSRMEVNSSIHSPCASNHPKISAQSLPKDGTLEHKAFYSENLTESRKFLESKEKQCDLSKIKGSIYDTVYSPPECPFCGKIEDCTQDMENHVKTNHANLLDTPVEDCDQPLYHCPMCGLTCTNYHILQEHVDLHLEESSFRQGMDRVQCSRDLELAHHLQEEEDRKRAEESRQEREEFQKLQRQYGLDNSGGYKQQLLRSMEREVNSGRMHPSEFHRRKADMMESLAIGIDDGKTKTSGIIEALYRYYQNAATDVRRVWLSAAVDHFHSSFGDKGWGCGYRNFQMLLSSLLQNDTYDDCLKGMSVPCIPKIQSMIEDAWREGFDPQGASQLNDRLQGTKAWIGACEIYTLLTSLRVKCRIVDFHKSTGPLGTHPRLFEWILNYYSTEREGGPKAVCTSKPPIYLQHQGHSRTVVGIEERKNQTLCLLVFDPGCPSREMQKLLKQDMEANSLKQLRKFVGNLKHKQYQIVAVEGVLTAEEKIARRQASQVFTAEKIP, from the exons ATGCTGGAAACTGAATCCTTTCGGAGTCGCAGGTCCTTCCCCCGGTTAACTGCGAATCTCTGGGTGGAGAGAGGACCTGCCTTCGTCTCTCGGGCCAGGAAAG CTGCTGGATGTACCATGCTTTCCTGTGATATTTGTGGTGAAACAGTGACCTCAGAACCGGACATGAAGGCTCATCTCCTAATTGTCCACATGGAAAATGAAGTCATATGTCCATTTTGCAAATTGTCGGGTGTGAATTATGATGAAATGTGTTTTCATATTGAAACTGCTCATTTTGAACGAAATGAATTGGGCAGAAACTTTGAGAGGATCAATACCATACACTGTGGAACTTCAGATAACAGGAAGGACAACACCCAGCAGAGCAGAATGGAAGTTAATTCAAGTATTCATTCACCCTGTGCATCTAATCATCCGAAAATTTCAGCTCAAAGCCTGCCTAAGGATGGTACTTTAGAACATAAAGCCTTTTATTCAGAGAACTTGACTGAAtctagaaaattcttggaaaGTAAGGAAAAACAGTGTGACCTATCCAAAATAAAAGGATCAATTTATGACACAGTGTATAGTCCTCCTGAATGCCCATTCTGTGGAAAAATAGAAGATTGTACTCAAGATATGGAAAATCATGTGAAAACAAATCATGCCAATCTTTTAGACACTCCAGTAGAAG ACTGTGATCAACCATTGTACCACTGCCCTATGTGTGGGCTCACCTGTACAAATTACCATATTCTCCAGGAACATGTTGACTTGCATTTGGAAGAAAGCAGCTTTAGACAAG gcaTGGATAGAGTCCAATGTTCTAGAGACCTAGAATTGGCTCATCACCTTCAAGAAgaagaagacagaaagagagcTGAAGAATCAAGACAAGAAAGGGAAGAATTTCAGAAGCTGCAG cGACAATATGGTTTAGATAATTCTGGAGGGTACAAACAGCAGCTACTACGAAGTATGGAGAGAGAAGTAAATAGTGGAAGAATGCATCCATCTGAATTTCACAGAAGAAAAGCTGATATGATGGAATCACTAGCTATTGGTATTGATGATGGGAAAACAAAAACTTCTG GGATTATTGAAGCGCTTTACCGGTATTACCAGAATGCTGCCACAGATGTCAGGCGTGTGTGGCTTTCTGCCGCAGTGGATCACTTTCATTCCTCTTTTGGTGACAAAGGTTGGGGTTGTGGTTACAGAAATTTCCAAATGCTACTGTCATCATTATTACAAAATGATACTTACGATGATTGCTTGAAAG GTATGTCAGTTCCTTGTATTCCAAAAATTCAGTCTATGATTGAAGATGCATGGAGGGAAGGTTTTGATCCTCAGGGTGCCTCTCAACTTAATGACAGGCTACAGGGAACAAAGGCCTGGATTGGAGCATGTGAAATATATACACTTCTGACCTCCCTAAGGGTAAA GTGCCGTATTGTGGATTTTCACAAGTCAACTGGTCCTTTGGGTACGCACCCTCGCCTGTTTGAATGGATACTGAACTATTATTctacagagagggaagggggtccAAAAGCAGTGTGTACATCTAAGCCTCCTATCTATCTGCAACATCAAG gTCATAGTCGAACAGTTGTTGgaattgaagagagaaaaaaccaAACGTTATGTTTACTAGTATTTGATCCTGGATGTCCTTCTCGAGAAATGCAGAAACTATTAAAGCAAGACATGGAGGCTAACAGTCTCAAGCAACTTCGGAAATTTGTGGGAAATTTAAAGCATAAACAGTACCAGATAGTGGCAGTAGAGGGCGTTCTTACTGCAGAGGAGAAAATT GCCAGGAGACAAGCATCTCAAGTGTTTACAGCCGAGAAGATTCCTTGA
- the ZUP1 gene encoding zinc finger-containing ubiquitin peptidase 1 isoform X3, producing MLETESFRSRRSFPRLTANLWVERGPAFVSRARKAAGCTMLSCDICGETVTSEPDMKAHLLIVHMENEVICPFCKLSGVNYDEMCFHIETAHFERNELGRNFERINTIHCGTSDNRKDNTQQSRMEVNSSIHSPCASNHPKISAQSLPKDGTLEHKAFYSENLTESRKFLESKEKQCDLSKIKGSIYDTVYSPPECPFCGKIEDCTQDMENHVKTNHANLLDTPVEDCDQPLYHCPMCGLTCTNYHILQEHVDLHLEESSFRQGMFIYLELAHHLQEEEDRKRAEESRQEREEFQKLQRQYGLDNSGGYKQQLLRSMEREVNSGRMHPSEFHRRKADMMESLAIGIDDGKTKTSGIIEALYRYYQNAATDVRRVWLSAAVDHFHSSFGDKGWGCGYRNFQMLLSSLLQNDTYDDCLKGMSVPCIPKIQSMIEDAWREGFDPQGASQLNDRLQGTKAWIGACEIYTLLTSLRVKCRIVDFHKSTGPLGTHPRLFEWILNYYSTEREGGPKAVCTSKPPIYLQHQGHSRTVVGIEERKNQTLCLLVFDPGCPSREMQKLLKQDMEANSLKQLRKFVGNLKHKQYQIVAVEGVLTAEEKIARRQASQVFTAEKIP from the exons ATGCTGGAAACTGAATCCTTTCGGAGTCGCAGGTCCTTCCCCCGGTTAACTGCGAATCTCTGGGTGGAGAGAGGACCTGCCTTCGTCTCTCGGGCCAGGAAAG CTGCTGGATGTACCATGCTTTCCTGTGATATTTGTGGTGAAACAGTGACCTCAGAACCGGACATGAAGGCTCATCTCCTAATTGTCCACATGGAAAATGAAGTCATATGTCCATTTTGCAAATTGTCGGGTGTGAATTATGATGAAATGTGTTTTCATATTGAAACTGCTCATTTTGAACGAAATGAATTGGGCAGAAACTTTGAGAGGATCAATACCATACACTGTGGAACTTCAGATAACAGGAAGGACAACACCCAGCAGAGCAGAATGGAAGTTAATTCAAGTATTCATTCACCCTGTGCATCTAATCATCCGAAAATTTCAGCTCAAAGCCTGCCTAAGGATGGTACTTTAGAACATAAAGCCTTTTATTCAGAGAACTTGACTGAAtctagaaaattcttggaaaGTAAGGAAAAACAGTGTGACCTATCCAAAATAAAAGGATCAATTTATGACACAGTGTATAGTCCTCCTGAATGCCCATTCTGTGGAAAAATAGAAGATTGTACTCAAGATATGGAAAATCATGTGAAAACAAATCATGCCAATCTTTTAGACACTCCAGTAGAAG ACTGTGATCAACCATTGTACCACTGCCCTATGTGTGGGCTCACCTGTACAAATTACCATATTCTCCAGGAACATGTTGACTTGCATTTGGAAGAAAGCAGCTTTAGACAAGGtatgtttatat ACCTAGAATTGGCTCATCACCTTCAAGAAgaagaagacagaaagagagcTGAAGAATCAAGACAAGAAAGGGAAGAATTTCAGAAGCTGCAG cGACAATATGGTTTAGATAATTCTGGAGGGTACAAACAGCAGCTACTACGAAGTATGGAGAGAGAAGTAAATAGTGGAAGAATGCATCCATCTGAATTTCACAGAAGAAAAGCTGATATGATGGAATCACTAGCTATTGGTATTGATGATGGGAAAACAAAAACTTCTG GGATTATTGAAGCGCTTTACCGGTATTACCAGAATGCTGCCACAGATGTCAGGCGTGTGTGGCTTTCTGCCGCAGTGGATCACTTTCATTCCTCTTTTGGTGACAAAGGTTGGGGTTGTGGTTACAGAAATTTCCAAATGCTACTGTCATCATTATTACAAAATGATACTTACGATGATTGCTTGAAAG GTATGTCAGTTCCTTGTATTCCAAAAATTCAGTCTATGATTGAAGATGCATGGAGGGAAGGTTTTGATCCTCAGGGTGCCTCTCAACTTAATGACAGGCTACAGGGAACAAAGGCCTGGATTGGAGCATGTGAAATATATACACTTCTGACCTCCCTAAGGGTAAA GTGCCGTATTGTGGATTTTCACAAGTCAACTGGTCCTTTGGGTACGCACCCTCGCCTGTTTGAATGGATACTGAACTATTATTctacagagagggaagggggtccAAAAGCAGTGTGTACATCTAAGCCTCCTATCTATCTGCAACATCAAG gTCATAGTCGAACAGTTGTTGgaattgaagagagaaaaaaccaAACGTTATGTTTACTAGTATTTGATCCTGGATGTCCTTCTCGAGAAATGCAGAAACTATTAAAGCAAGACATGGAGGCTAACAGTCTCAAGCAACTTCGGAAATTTGTGGGAAATTTAAAGCATAAACAGTACCAGATAGTGGCAGTAGAGGGCGTTCTTACTGCAGAGGAGAAAATT GCCAGGAGACAAGCATCTCAAGTGTTTACAGCCGAGAAGATTCCTTGA